The Pyrus communis chromosome 12, drPyrComm1.1, whole genome shotgun sequence genomic sequence TCCCGCAACATGCCGCCGTTGACTCTGCCTTGGCTTCTTGTTATTGCTTCATAGATATGACGCTTAAATGTGGTTCTTCGTTTTCTTGCTTGGCCACTTCTCCTGCTTCCCATTGCCAAACGAGAAGGGGTTCCCAGGTGCGTTGTAGGACcgtttggttactgagaaaaaGTGTTGATATCTcccaaaatatttgttttttgttttcatgtttgCTATGAACTTGTGGAATGTGTAGTGGGGTTGTTTCTGGTAGCTAAATGGTTTGGAATTGGTGTTTTAGGCCAAAAAGTGTGGAATTGGTAGGTGAATTTTGATTCTGCAAATACTGGTCAAAAAActaagaaggaaagaaaaagtggGATACTTTTTAAGGTCGTTTATGTAAGAAATAGGGTATTATGACGTTAAAGAATCTAGTTTGGGAGAGATTTAGTTGTACTCGGCATCATAGTATTCAAGTTTTTTCGATTTAGGAATGGCTTTGTGAGAAGCTAGAGGTATCTCTTAGGGCAATTATGCCATCTCAAGAGTAATTTGTTCATACGCTCTATTGTTTTATCTCCTACATGAATGAGgtatatttttttacttatacTCAGCTTAAGCTTCTAGGATTGATTCACATCAACACATTTGAAATGCACCTTGTGCGGTAGATTTTACTGTTGTTGACTAATTGGTGTCATTTTGCTATGCTGAAGTAAACTATGCTCGAATTCACTTCCAATCGGAGTCATTTTTCTAAATAGAGTCATTtgtcttgagatttttttaatcCACAGCTAGTTGTCTTATATGACTCTAGTCTGATGGTGTCAAATGACTGCCTCCTTTTAGAAGAACTTTATCCACTCTTCAGCTTATAAATATATTTCCCTTGATGTCCAGTTGAGCTTATTGCATGTACCGTACTGCAGCCAACGATGTGGTGCTCAGCAGCTAAGATATGTTAAAGGTAGCCTTCATATTTGGTCTATAATTACTCaagccttcaattttttttttttctctatggTGCAATGTAGCCAGCATAAGATGTGGTTTTTCCGAGGTAATGAGTATAGCGAAATTGTAGAAGCGAACCTATGGATTTCATTTTATTGTATCTACTTTTTCTAATTTGACCATTATTAGGTAACTTTTTTACCAAATAGTCTTTGAACTGTAATGCCATTACTTTGAAAAGTGCGAGATTTTTTTGGCTCTAAATATGCTTGGTCTATTTTTTCTGTTGCTGTAAGCAGGTAATTCATGTGTGTTCAGACATCAAATAGGGCAGGCAAGCAAAAGGATTCCAAACAGTCACAGTGTTCTCTTTGCTGTTGCTGAAGACCAGTCAGAATATAGTGATATAAAACCAGATGCTACGGAGCTAGAAAATCACCGTCCTGATTCTGAAGATATATTTCCTTCTAACAGTTCATATATCCATTTTGATGGTACTGGTGGAAAACCAGGTTTAGTCTCATTTTATAACCGTCCAtataaaaaggaagaagaagtttCTACAAATAATCCAGAAAGGAACCAAAACAGCCTCTTATGGTTCATCGGTCCAGCTGTTCTCCTAGCTTCTTTCATTTTCCCCTCACTCTATCTGCGCAAAATACTATCTACTATATTTGAGGATTCATTGTTGACAGGTGAGGATGCATATTTATATGTCGTGATTTTATGTTTATTAAAGTCCAGATATTTTTCATCACATGTTTTTTAACTAAAACCATAATTGCAGTAGATAGGATAGGCAGAACAGAAAATTTGTCTTGTCAGCTTGAGATTTTGTTTCCTTATATCTATATACACCTTTCTGTGTATCACTTTCTCCACGCCACAActtgcattattttttattttgcgtAAGACTATCTTGGGGTGTTGGAGTGACTCTATTAGAGTGATTATACTAGGTGAAAGTTAGTGCAGCCCACTCGAATGGATGAGGGTTAGGGACTCTAAAAGTTGTTGGTGAAGGAATGATTCTAGGAAACTTTAAGGAGAGTTTTGCTTCAGGTCGTTGTACTAATAATCGGTAGGTGGGACTGATACCTAACTCGGGTATCTATCCCTGTGGAGGGCCTCCATTCAATGATCAGATATGTCCATGGGATTAGGTATGAAAGGGGCCATACCAACTTGTTGCTTGAACAAGTCCTAGTGGTAGGGAAGGGTTGGGTGACTGGAAGTGGTTTTGGGTGACGTGTGACGTAGGTTAGAAAGTTtcaacatgaatatgatagaaATAGACGAGAAAGGGGAGAAATAACTACAAGTGAAGGGCAATAATCAATTGAATATGGATGAAATATTGAATAATGAGTTGAAGTTCTAAGAAGTAACGTTAGATGTGGTTCAATGGACTGGCAAAGTAATGTCTGTTGTTGGTTCAACTCTTGGGAATAAATGAATGTTGGCATTATGTAAAAAGTTGACATCTTCATAAAGTCTATAGCATATCACAACTTTTGGCCTATATCCTTCTTAACATATAcattctattttcctttgtgaACTCATTTAATTCTTTCAGTTTAGAAAGTAAACCTTTTTCTCTTGTCTAAACCATAATATGTTTCTTCTCAGATTTTCTCATCTTGTTCTTCACGGAAGCTCTCTTCTACAGTGGTGTTGCGGTGTTTCTTCTTCTGATTGACCGTTTAAGGAGGACAACTGAACCAGAATTGATTGTCCCCAGTAACAGAACCCCAGCCCCTCAATTAGGACAGCGAATCTCGTCTGTTGCTTCCTTGGTACTCAGTCTTATAATTCCTATGGTGACTATGGGTTATGTTTGGCCATGGACTGGCCCTGCAGCTTCTGCTACTCTTGCTCCGTATCTGGTTGGTATAGTGGTCCAATTTGCATTTGAGCAGTATGCAAGATATAAGAAGTCACCTTCGTGGCCTGTTATCCCAGTCATCTTTCAAGTAATCCAATCCTTTCCTTTTCACTACGGATGTTgcataaaaattgaatttgatcGTAGGAAAAATCTTGTGTCTCTTGTTGTCTAGTAGGTTGTCAGATTACTACTGGATGACAGTTCTTAAATTCTAGCCTGTCTAATTAGATATGCACCAATCAATCTCCGTCCTTAAACtgcatgtgatttgataatGTCAGTTGAATCAATTTGAAAAACGATAAAAATGATATGAAGGACCTCCTgtatatagtttataattgtgTAAATATTCTGGCCTACAATTCAAAAGGTTTATTTTCGTTACGATTGGCAGGTCTATAGATTGCATCAACTGAATAGAGCAGCGCAACTGGTGACTGCTCTGTCCTTTACAGTCAGAGGAGCTGAGACGACACCGCACAACTTGGCAATAAACAGTTCCTTGGGTACACTGTTGAATGTCCTTCAATGCCTTGGAGTTATCTGCATTTGGTCTCTCTCAAGTTTCCTTATGAGGTTCTTCTCTTCCACCACCACTAATCCACCCTAAAGCCCGCAATATCATGTACGGATCATGTAACTCGGTGACACTACCATCAGACTTCTCTCAAGAAAATTAAATGAATCTCAGTTGGGTCCAGATTCCTTTTTTTCTGTGGTTTAGTTCCGCTCAGGCGGGAGTTTGACAGCAAATTGCCATTGAAGTATTTGACTGGTCTCAAGCAAAGTTAGAAGGTAGTTGCAGGATTTTGTAAATGAGATTCTTAAaattcgagagagagagagagagagagagagagagagagagtacataagattatttttgtttcattaaaTCCTATTTGTTTAGAATTTGACAGAGAACTCAGTTGCAAGCTCATCTGATTTCTTGATGAAACCTCATCAGAGTTTAGCAGCTAATATTGGTGACTGCTCTGTCCTTTTACCTAATATTGGTGACAGAGAACTCACTTGTCTTAGTAACCTTTTACCTAATTAAGTAGTATTGGTACCGTGGTGGTTCTCTTAGCGGCATTTCCCTTCCTCTACACGGCATTTTGTCGGAAAATCAAGATGTAGCGATAAAAAGGCTGTCAAAGAAGTCAGGGCAAGGACATCCAGGAGTTTTGGAATGAGTTGGAGCTTGTAGCCAAGCTTCAGCATACCAATCTtgttgggcttttgggttgctGTGTCGAAGAGGAGGAGCTGCTACTGATCTGCGAGTACATGCCCATTCGGAGTTTGGACAAACTTTTGTTTGTTATATCCTCGTTATTTCAAAGATTTATATTCTTTGATTAGGTTTCTCCATCGAAAAAACACTAGCTCATTGTCCTTCATGGTTTGTCCAACCAGATCCATGTGAAAAAATAGAACTAGATTGGGGAAAGCGTTTTTGAATTATAGGTGTCGCTCAAGGAGTACTTTACATCCACAAGTACTCTAGACTGAAATCATTCACAGGGACCTAAAAGCAAGTAATGTTTTGTTGGATGGCTCAATGAACCCAAAAATATCAGACTTTGGAATGGCAAAGATTTTCAAGATAAATCAGACCGAAGCAAATACCAATAGGGTTGTTGGCACATTGTAAGGCTATATGGAACATGCTTTCAATCATCTAAACCTTATGCAATCGCTACTTTAGTACCTTTGCTTATTGTACCATTAATTGATGCAACAGCTACATGTCTCCTGAGTATGATATGACCATTTCTTTGAGAAATTAGATGTATGGCCATTTCTCTGAGAAACTAGATATATTTAGTTTCAGAGTGCTGGTGCTGGAGATTGTGAGTGGAAAGAAGAATGTTGCTTTTTATCGCTTTGAACATTCACCAACTCTTGCTGGATGGGTAAGTGCTAAAAAAACATCCCAACTTATGACCATTTAATATTTAAGCCTTGCAACTGCAAATGACCGCAAAATTCAACATTTTAATTAGGCATGAGAGttgtggaaagaaggaagaggaaaggaggTGATTGATGAATCAGTAAGCCTGATGAAGCTTTGAGATGTATCCATGTAGGGTTTTTGTGTGTTCAATAAG encodes the following:
- the LOC137711048 gene encoding uncharacterized protein isoform X1, producing MTLKCGSSFSCLATSPASHCQTRRGSQLSLLHVPYCSQRCGAQQLRYVKGNSCVFRHQIGQASKRIPNSHSVLFAVAEDQSEYSDIKPDATELENHRPDSEDIFPSNSSYIHFDGTGGKPGLVSFYNRPYKKEEEVSTNNPERNQNSLLWFIGPAVLLASFIFPSLYLRKILSTIFEDSLLTDFLILFFTEALFYSGVAVFLLLIDRLRRTTEPELIVPSNRTPAPQLGQRISSVASLVLSLIIPMVTMGYVWPWTGPAASATLAPYLVGIVVQFAFEQYARYKKSPSWPVIPVIFQVYRLHQLNRAAQLVTALSFTVRGAETTPHNLAINSSLGTLLNVLQCLGVICIWSLSSFLMRFFSSTTTNPP
- the LOC137711048 gene encoding uncharacterized protein isoform X2, which translates into the protein MWFFVFLLGHFSCFPLPNEKGFPGNSCVFRHQIGQASKRIPNSHSVLFAVAEDQSEYSDIKPDATELENHRPDSEDIFPSNSSYIHFDGTGGKPGLVSFYNRPYKKEEEVSTNNPERNQNSLLWFIGPAVLLASFIFPSLYLRKILSTIFEDSLLTDFLILFFTEALFYSGVAVFLLLIDRLRRTTEPELIVPSNRTPAPQLGQRISSVASLVLSLIIPMVTMGYVWPWTGPAASATLAPYLVGIVVQFAFEQYARYKKSPSWPVIPVIFQVYRLHQLNRAAQLVTALSFTVRGAETTPHNLAINSSLGTLLNVLQCLGVICIWSLSSFLMRFFSSTTTNPP